The Streptomyces sp. BHT-5-2 genomic interval TGCAGATGGCGGCACGGGTGGCGAGTTCCTGGGCCAGCGAACGGTCGTCGTCGCCGAAGGGGGCCGGATCCCGTGAGCGGTAGAAGCTCGCCACGCCCAGGGCGATGCCACGGGCGATGAGGGGGACCGCGATCAGGGAGTGCACGTTGTGGTCGAGGAGGCGCTGGGCGTGCGCGGGATCCTGGGCGATCCAGCCCGCGGCCGTCCTCAGGTCGGGCTCCAGCACCGCCCGCCCGCCGGCCAGGCAACGGAGTTGGGGCGTCGAGGGACGCAGGTCGATCGGCTCACCGGCAGGGTAGAAGGGGCAGTCCTCCCGGTAGCCGTGCAGTACGACGCGGTACAGACCGGCGCGCGGGTCGGTCGGCTCCTCGCCGCGCAGCACCGCTTCGGGAAGCTCGATGGTGACGAAGTCGGCCAGGCGGGGCACGGCCGTCTCGGCGAGCTCCTGTGCGGTGCGGGACACGTCCAGGGTGGTGCCGATGCGGGTACTGGCCTCGGACAGCAGCTCCAGGCGGCGCCGGGCCGCCACGGCGTATTTCCCCACCCCCGGCTCGCCGACCAGCACCAGCCCGCTCGCCGCGTGCCCGGAGACGGCTTCGGGTGTGTGCTCCGTGGTGGCCGCTCGTCCGGGTACGGCGCCGGAGGCCGGCCGGAGCCGCCGGGTCGCGGGCTCGGCGCCCTGCGTTGCCGGGGGACCGGACGGGGTCTCGGGCGGGGCGGTGACGACGACGGGCAGGTGCCCCGTGGAGAGGAGCGCTTCGACGGCGATGCCCTCGACCCCGGCAGGGCTGGTGACCGGCCGGCTGAGCAAGGTCACGCACCGACCGCCGGGAAGCGGCACCTCCATGGCCGCCCGCTGGGCCAACGCCATGAGATCGGCGGCCTTCTCCTTGAGGATCATCTGGTCCCGCCAGTCCAGCACGCTGCCGGTCGGCTCGCCCGGCTGACCGTCGCCGGGCGGCATCTGGCGCCTGGCGTCGAGGTACGCCTGGAGCAGGGCGCGCTCCCGCTGCGAACTCTGCTCCAGAAGGCGTCGTTCGATGGCGCCGGCCGCCTTGCGGATCACGGTGTTCAGCGTGGCGTCCACGTCGGTGAGCGGATAGCCCAGGCAGAGCACGCCCTCGATGCGACCGCTGAGCGGGTCCCGGACGGGGATCGCCGAGCAGGCGTTGGACTGGGAGCGTTCGGCGAAGTGCTCGGCACCGTAGACGTTGATCAACTGCCGTTCCGCGAGCGCCAGACCGATGCCGTTGGTACCGCCGAACTCCTCGGCGAACACGTAGCCCGGGACGCTCTGGATCGCCGCCAGCCGTCTGACCAGGGACGGACTGCCGAAGCGGCGCTGCAGCACGGCGCCCCGGCCGTCGGCTAGGGAGACGTTCATGTTCCGGTCCGCGAACAGCTCCTGCAGCCGGTCCAGCACGGGCCCGGCCGCCCGGGCGAGCCGGCCCTCCAGATCGAGATCGGCGCGGTAGGGGAGTTCGCATCCGGCCGGCGAGAGGCCCAGGGCGAGCGAGCGCTCCCAGGAGTTCAGGATCGGGCCTCGTACGGCCTCGGCGACCGACTCGCCTCGAAGGAACTGGTCACGGGCGCGTGCGGGGCCGACACCAACTCCCACCAGCCCCATCGGAATCACTTCCCTTTCGGTACCTGCCGCAGGGCCGCCAGTCACCCTCCTGCCGTCCGCTCGGAGCAGCTGTACCGTTTGCTCCCGATTGTAGGGCTTTTGTTTCGGGGGAGTGGCGGTCGTGCCGGGGCAGTGGAGGGGCCTCACAGAACCGCGAGCGGGGTGACGGGCGAGCCCGTGCCGCCGGGGATGTTCAGCGGGGCCACCACGAACAGGAAGGCGTAGCGGCCTGCCTCCGCACAGGCGTCGGAGAGCGCTTCGAGATCGAGGTTGTCCAGGAGCGGGACTCCCATCGCGGCGATGGCCAGTGCGTGGACGGGGGAGTGCACCCCCTCGACCGGCGAGGGCCGCACATCGCTGTCGCCGTCGTTCCCGAGCAGTGCGATCCCGCGCGCGGCGAGCAGCGGCACGGCGTCCACATGGAAGCCGGCACTGGCCGTGCCGGGGTCCCAGGCACCCAGCTCCCCGCGTCGCCGGATGCTGCCGGTCCGCAGCAGTACCGCGTCGCCCTCGCCGATCGTCACGCCCAGTGCCCGCTCCGCCGCGGTGACGTCCTCGGCGTGCACCGCGTGCCCGGGCTCCAGCCAGGCGCTCCCCGAGACGCCGGGCAGGTCGAGCAGCACGCCCCGGGTCACCAGGGAGCCGAGTGCCGACACGGCGCCGAACCGGGCGCCCCGCGCATCGACGCACGCGTCGGCGGGCCGGCCGTCGTACAGCTGCCCGCGGTAGGCGATGTGGGCGAGCGCGTCCAGGTGGCTGACGGCCTTGCCGTGGTAGTCGGCGCCGACGAAGTCCTTGTACGAGGTGGGCTCCGGGGCGGGCTCCCGGGTCTCGACCTCGCCGAGCGCGGACATGAAGTGCAGGGCGGGCCTGCCGTTGTCCGGGCCGGCGGCGGTGTCCCACGGGCGCGCAATCGGGACGACCGTGCCGGTCCGGACGAGGGCGGCGGCCCGCCGCACGTGCTCCGGGGCCACCCGGTTCCAGGCGCCGCGATCGGCCGGCGTCCAGCGTCCCCAGGTACGGACCGCCGCGAAGAGCGCGTCGAACTCGCCGCGCGGGACGGCGGGCCCGTTGCCGTCATCCGCCGGCGGGGGAGACGAGGCGTTGCCGGGATTGCCGGTCATGTGGGTGCTCTTCAGTGCTCCAGGGCGGCGGTGCCGTCGTCCGGCCTCGCCGTACCACTCTCCCCAGAATGTCCCTTCCGGGCGGCGGCCCGCATGTGATCGCCAGGCCGTTCATCGCCGGGAAGCGCAAAACAGTAGGCGCCGAAAAGTAATGCCAGTGGCCTGTGATTTCAAAGTTTTCGCCAAATTGAATTCCCGCATTGAGGGGATGAATGGATGATCGAATATCTCCGGCAAGGTGCTCGGATCGACTCATCGGCCCCAACTGGCCCAATATTCGGCTGCTTTACCACGACCCCGAATCTATGAGTCCGCCATGAATTTTCTGCGGAAAGTAACTTTTCCGTTACCGCTATTTGCAGAACCTCGAAAGCTCTCTACGCTGAGGCAACTTTTCGGCCAGCTGTCTTGAAAGGCCCCCTCATGGCAAGCGTTGACCAGATCACGCCACTGAAGGCACGCTCACCAGGCTCTCTGCGCAGGGATGTCGGACTTATCGGCCTGATGTGGGCCTCGGTCGGCTCCATCATCGGATCCGGATGGCTCTACGGCGCCCAGAAGGCCGTGGTCGTCGCGGGCCCCTCCGCGATCATCTCCTGGAGCATCGGCGCGGTCGCGATCGTTCTGCTGGCACTGGTGCACGCCGAGCTCGGTGGTCTCTTCCCGGTGGCCGGCGGCACCGCGCGCTATCCGCACTACGCCTTCGGCGGCCTGGCCGGCATGTCCTTCGGCTGGTTCTCCTGGCTCCAGGCGGCGACGGTGGCCCCGATCGAGGTCGAGGCCATGATCGGCTACGCCGGGCACTGGTCATGGGCCAAGTCGCTCCAGCACGCCAACGGAACCCTCACCGCCAGCGGGTTCGTCGTCGCGGTCGTCCTGATGGCGATCTTCGTCGCGGTGAACTTCCTGGGCGTGAAGGTGCTGGCCCACACCAACAGCGCGGCCACCTGGTGGAAGATCGCCGTACCCCTCGGGGCGATCTTCGTCATCGCGGCGACCAACTTCCACCCGCACAACTTCACCTCCCACGGCTTCGCCCCGTTCGGCGCCAAGGGCGTGCTCAGCGCCATCAGCACCAGCGGCATCATCTTCGCGCTGCTCGGCTTCGAACAGGCCATCCAGCTCGCGGGCGAAAGCCGCAACCCCAAGCGTGACCTGCCGCGCGCCACCATCGGCTCGGTCGTGATCGGCGCCGTCATCTACACCCTGCTCCAGGTCGTCTACATCGGCGCCCTGCCGCTGGCGTCCTTCGCCCACGGGTGGGCCAAGCTCGACTACGCCGGCATCAGCGGCCCGTGGGCCGGCCTGGCCACCGTGGTGGGACTCGGCTGGCTGGGCTGGATCCTCTACGCGGACGCGATCATCTCCCCCGGCGGCACCGGCCTGATCTACACCACCTCGACCTCGCGGATCTCCTACGGCCTGAGCAAGAACGGCTACGCGCCCCGGCTGTTCGAGCGGGCCGACCGCCGCGGAGTGCCGTGGTTCGGCCTGATCATCTCCTTCGTGACCGGCGTGATCTGCTTCCTCCCCTTCCCGAGCTGGCAGGAGCTGGTCTCCTTCATCACCTCGGCGAGCGTCCTGATGTACGCCGGCGCCCCGTTGGCGTTCGGTGTGTTCCGCGGGCGCCTGCCGCACCGCCAGCGTCCCTACCGCCTGCCCGGCGGCAACGTCCTCGCGCCGCTGTCCTTCGCGGTGGCGAGCCTGATCATCTACTGGGCCGGCTGGACCACCCTGGAACGGCTCGGCTGGGCGATCGTGATCGGCTACGTCCTGCTCGGCAGCTATGCCTGGTACGCCACGAAGAAGCGGCTGCCGAACGCTCCGCGACTGGACTGGAAGGCCGCGCAGTGGCTTCCCGTCTACCTCATCGGCATGGGCGTCATCTCCTGGCAGGGCGGCTTCGGCGGCCAGAACCACATCCCGATGTGGTGGGACATGGCGATCATCACGGTGTTCTCGGTGGGGATCTACTACTGGGCC includes:
- a CDS encoding SpoIIE family protein phosphatase, translated to MGLVGVGVGPARARDQFLRGESVAEAVRGPILNSWERSLALGLSPAGCELPYRADLDLEGRLARAAGPVLDRLQELFADRNMNVSLADGRGAVLQRRFGSPSLVRRLAAIQSVPGYVFAEEFGGTNGIGLALAERQLINVYGAEHFAERSQSNACSAIPVRDPLSGRIEGVLCLGYPLTDVDATLNTVIRKAAGAIERRLLEQSSQRERALLQAYLDARRQMPPGDGQPGEPTGSVLDWRDQMILKEKAADLMALAQRAAMEVPLPGGRCVTLLSRPVTSPAGVEGIAVEALLSTGHLPVVVTAPPETPSGPPATQGAEPATRRLRPASGAVPGRAATTEHTPEAVSGHAASGLVLVGEPGVGKYAVAARRRLELLSEASTRIGTTLDVSRTAQELAETAVPRLADFVTIELPEAVLRGEEPTDPRAGLYRVVLHGYREDCPFYPAGEPIDLRPSTPQLRCLAGGRAVLEPDLRTAAGWIAQDPAHAQRLLDHNVHSLIAVPLIARGIALGVASFYRSRDPAPFGDDDRSLAQELATRAAICIDNARRYTREHNMVLALQHSLLPQGFPEQNAVEVAHRYLPAESGVGGDWFDVIPLSSSRVALVVGDVVGHGLHAAATMGRLRTAARNFAELDLPPDEVLTCLDNVVARLARDDGGEEPDGITGIIGATCLYAVYDPTSQQCVMARAGHPPPALVHPDGTVVFPDLPAGPPLGLGGLPFETAELHLPEGSQLVLYTDGLIEDRHRDLDTALDRLRRALAFPNRPPEDTCAEVLRSVVPRHPTDDIALLVARTHTLDAHRIATWALPDDPAMVSRIRAEVTSQLAAWGLDEVSFAAELVLSELVTNAIRYGTAPIQVRLLYDRALTCEVADGGSTAPHLRHAATTDEGGRGLFLVAQLAQAWGTRYTPDGKVIWAECALKVSGGRPDAAAAHLADVPAI
- a CDS encoding cyclase family protein translates to MTGNPGNASSPPPADDGNGPAVPRGEFDALFAAVRTWGRWTPADRGAWNRVAPEHVRRAAALVRTGTVVPIARPWDTAAGPDNGRPALHFMSALGEVETREPAPEPTSYKDFVGADYHGKAVSHLDALAHIAYRGQLYDGRPADACVDARGARFGAVSALGSLVTRGVLLDLPGVSGSAWLEPGHAVHAEDVTAAERALGVTIGEGDAVLLRTGSIRRRGELGAWDPGTASAGFHVDAVPLLAARGIALLGNDGDSDVRPSPVEGVHSPVHALAIAAMGVPLLDNLDLEALSDACAEAGRYAFLFVVAPLNIPGGTGSPVTPLAVL
- a CDS encoding APC family permease, which translates into the protein MASVDQITPLKARSPGSLRRDVGLIGLMWASVGSIIGSGWLYGAQKAVVVAGPSAIISWSIGAVAIVLLALVHAELGGLFPVAGGTARYPHYAFGGLAGMSFGWFSWLQAATVAPIEVEAMIGYAGHWSWAKSLQHANGTLTASGFVVAVVLMAIFVAVNFLGVKVLAHTNSAATWWKIAVPLGAIFVIAATNFHPHNFTSHGFAPFGAKGVLSAISTSGIIFALLGFEQAIQLAGESRNPKRDLPRATIGSVVIGAVIYTLLQVVYIGALPLASFAHGWAKLDYAGISGPWAGLATVVGLGWLGWILYADAIISPGGTGLIYTTSTSRISYGLSKNGYAPRLFERADRRGVPWFGLIISFVTGVICFLPFPSWQELVSFITSASVLMYAGAPLAFGVFRGRLPHRQRPYRLPGGNVLAPLSFAVASLIIYWAGWTTLERLGWAIVIGYVLLGSYAWYATKKRLPNAPRLDWKAAQWLPVYLIGMGVISWQGGFGGQNHIPMWWDMAIITVFSVGIYYWALATAVPPEAIEQNIEEIAVVDEGGH